From the Agelaius phoeniceus isolate bAgePho1 chromosome 28, bAgePho1.hap1, whole genome shotgun sequence genome, one window contains:
- the LOC129132357 gene encoding C-type lectin domain family 2 member B-like isoform X1 yields MELLEQRAEGRSNFSHRCTNNRKAIIAVTVLTVVLPLTVTIIMLAAKKDPPCPATALPSCLESGIGFGNKCFYFLEEEVDWEGSQHSCLSRQAHLATIDTREELHFLLRYGNFMEYWVGLWREGSGPWKWLNGSLFNALFDIQGNGHCAYTNSHRISGDRCSETKFSICSHLQRHPSEAQKDTEILNST; encoded by the exons atggagctgctggagcagagagcagagggaaggagca ATTTCAGCCACAGATGCACCAATAACAGAAAGGCGATTATTGCGGTCACCGTGCTCACCGTGGTGCTGCCTCTCACAGTCACCATCATCATGCTGGCAG CTAAGAAAGACCCACCCTGCCCAGCTaccgccctgcccagctgcctgGAGAGTGGGATTGGCTTCGGGAACAAGTGCTTTTACTTTCTGGAGGAGGAAGTGGACTGGGAAGGGAGTCAGCACTCCTGCCTCTCCCGCCAAGCCCACCTGGCCACCATTGACACCAGGGAGGAGCTG CATTTCCTCCTGCGCTATGGGAACTTCATGGAATACTGGGTTGGTCTCTGGAGGGAAGGTTCTGGACCTTGGAAATGGCTCAATGGTTCCCTCTTCAATGCCCT GTTTGACATCCAGGGCAATGGCCACTGCGCCTACACGAACTCCCACAGGATCAGCGGCGACAGGTGCTCTGAGACGAAATTCTCCATCTGCAGCCACCTGCAGAGACATCCCAGTGAAGCCCAGAAGGATACAGAAATCCTGAATTCCACCTGA